In Pseudobacter ginsenosidimutans, the following are encoded in one genomic region:
- a CDS encoding DMT family transporter, with translation MEQLKKNNRITLAGFVITFLGAVLFSTKAIIIKVAFAHTAINALTLLTLRMIFSLPFYSVAAILAARKQENKPLSRNQWTWVVVLGIFGYYLSSLFDFMGLQYVSAGLERLILFLYPTFAVLINGYYFKQKINRLQWIALLLTYLGIGLAFAGELQLDTSSPDFYWGCFLIFLCAITYSIYIAGSGHIIPTVGAGRFTAYAMLAATAGIFLHFLFAGNFEMLRSAAGSAWLYGLLLAIFATVIPSFLISLGMKQIGSNNVAIISGIGPVSTILQAYWILGEEIFFEQIVGTMLVVTGVLLIGWKTARENS, from the coding sequence ATGGAGCAATTGAAAAAAAATAACCGGATCACACTGGCAGGTTTTGTAATCACTTTCCTGGGAGCCGTGTTATTTTCCACCAAGGCCATCATCATCAAAGTGGCCTTTGCGCATACAGCCATCAATGCGCTTACATTGCTCACATTGAGAATGATATTTTCCCTCCCTTTTTATAGTGTGGCCGCTATCTTGGCCGCAAGGAAACAAGAGAATAAACCACTATCCAGGAATCAATGGACCTGGGTAGTGGTTTTAGGCATTTTCGGATATTACCTGAGCAGCCTGTTCGATTTCATGGGACTGCAATATGTGTCTGCAGGACTGGAACGATTGATCCTCTTCCTCTACCCCACGTTTGCCGTGCTGATCAATGGTTATTATTTCAAGCAGAAGATCAACCGGCTGCAGTGGATTGCATTACTGCTTACTTATCTAGGTATTGGTCTTGCCTTTGCAGGCGAATTACAGCTGGATACAAGCAGTCCGGATTTCTACTGGGGCTGTTTCCTCATTTTCCTTTGCGCTATCACTTATTCCATTTATATCGCCGGCAGCGGGCATATCATTCCCACTGTTGGAGCAGGAAGATTCACTGCTTATGCGATGCTGGCCGCAACAGCTGGTATCTTTTTACATTTTTTGTTTGCCGGCAATTTTGAAATGCTGCGCAGTGCTGCCGGTAGCGCCTGGCTCTACGGATTGTTGCTCGCAATATTTGCAACAGTGATCCCGAGCTTTCTGATCTCGCTTGGCATGAAGCAGATCGGTTCAAATAATGTGGCGATCATTTCAGGGATCGGACCCGTTTCCACCATCTTACAGGCATACTGGATCCTGGGAGAAGAAATTTTTTTCGAGCAGATTGTGGGCACAATGCTAGTAGTGACCGGTGTTTTGCTAATCGGTTGGAAAACAGCGAGAGAAAATAGCTGA
- a CDS encoding 2,3,4,5-tetrahydropyridine-2,6-dicarboxylate N-succinyltransferase, producing MELQQLIAEAWNNRELVKDNKYTDAVRAVIEEVDKGRLRVASPEGDNWVVNEWVKQAILLYFATQTMQTYSLEPFEFYDKMTLKKNYKDLGVRAVPHAVARYGAYLAKNVVLMPSYVNIGAYVDEGTMVDTWATVGSCAQIGKGVHLSGGVGIGGVLEPLQASPVIVEDGAFIGSRCIVVEGVRVGKEAVLGANVVLTQSTKIIDVSGSEPVEMKGYVPERSVVIPGNYTKKFPAGEYGVSCALIIGQRKPSTDLKTSLNDALRDFNVSV from the coding sequence ATGGAACTTCAACAACTGATAGCCGAAGCCTGGAACAACAGGGAACTTGTAAAAGACAATAAATATACAGATGCGGTAAGGGCAGTGATTGAAGAGGTTGATAAAGGAAGACTGCGCGTGGCTTCACCCGAAGGCGATAACTGGGTAGTGAACGAATGGGTTAAGCAAGCCATCCTCCTGTATTTCGCTACACAGACCATGCAGACCTACAGTCTCGAACCATTCGAGTTCTATGATAAAATGACCTTGAAGAAAAATTATAAGGACCTCGGCGTAAGGGCTGTTCCTCATGCTGTGGCCCGCTATGGCGCTTACCTGGCAAAGAATGTGGTGCTGATGCCTTCCTATGTGAACATCGGCGCATATGTAGATGAAGGAACGATGGTAGACACCTGGGCTACCGTGGGCAGCTGCGCACAGATCGGTAAAGGTGTTCACCTGAGCGGAGGCGTTGGTATCGGCGGAGTGCTGGAACCACTGCAGGCCTCTCCTGTGATTGTGGAAGATGGCGCATTCATTGGCAGCCGTTGTATTGTGGTGGAAGGTGTGCGTGTTGGAAAAGAAGCTGTACTCGGCGCCAATGTGGTACTCACGCAAAGCACCAAGATCATCGATGTGAGCGGATCAGAGCCTGTTGAAATGAAAGGCTATGTTCCCGAACGCAGCGTGGTGATCCCCGGCAACTACACAAAGAAATTCCCTGCAGGTGAATATGGCGTTAGCTGCGCCCTGATCATCGGTCAGCGCAAACCCAGCACAGATCTCAAAACAAGCCTGAACGACGCTCTGCGCGATTTCAACGTATCAGTGTAA
- a CDS encoding L-threonylcarbamoyladenylate synthase, which produces MDYICSMEFNHDVEKSLEVLDQGGLILYPTDTVWGIGCDATNAEAVKKIYELKQRAASKSMIVLLADERDILQYVAGIDLAVFDYLDNASKPTTVIYNGAIGLADNLVNEDGSIAIRIVKEDFCRHLIKRFRKPVVSTSANLSGEPTPRNFAEIPEHIQKAVDYVVEYRQNDHSIAAPSAVVRWENGEVNVIRP; this is translated from the coding sequence ATGGATTACATTTGCAGCATGGAATTCAACCACGATGTGGAAAAATCCCTGGAAGTGCTGGACCAGGGTGGCCTGATACTGTACCCAACGGACACTGTGTGGGGGATCGGTTGTGACGCTACCAATGCGGAGGCTGTAAAGAAGATCTATGAGCTGAAGCAAAGGGCAGCTTCCAAAAGTATGATCGTGCTCCTGGCGGATGAGCGGGATATCCTGCAATATGTGGCAGGTATCGATCTGGCCGTATTCGATTATCTTGACAATGCGAGCAAGCCAACAACGGTGATCTATAATGGAGCCATTGGTCTGGCAGATAACCTGGTGAATGAAGATGGCTCCATCGCCATCAGGATCGTGAAGGAAGATTTTTGTAGACACCTGATCAAGCGTTTCAGGAAACCTGTCGTAAGCACTTCCGCCAATCTCAGCGGAGAGCCCACGCCCCGCAATTTTGCAGAGATACCGGAGCATATTCAAAAGGCTGTCGATTATGTGGTGGAGTATCGTCAGAATGATCATTCCATTGCGGCTCCTTCCGCCGTTGTGCGTTGGGAGAATGGTGAAGTCAACGTAATCAGGCCCTGA
- a CDS encoding glycosyltransferase family 9 protein, which yields MAKEKILVIQTAFIGDVVLATGIVEKLHRHYPSAAIDMMVRKGNEGLLKDHPYLHEVIVWNKKDGKMKNLFQLLKKIRATRYDMVFNVQRFAATGILTAFSGAKYTVGYDKNPLSRFFTKRVKHVIASGGVTKHEIERCNELIKDITGDDTPEKPHLYPSAVDEEIVAHYKGSPYITISPASVWFTKQYPAEQWASFVNKVSRYYTIFLLGGPGDKTLAEKIRTNVHHPGVVNLCGKLSFLQSAALMRDAVMNYVNDSAPMHFASAVNAPVTAVYCSTLPSFGFGPLSDKQFIVEVMEPLPCRPCGLHGKKACPLGHFKCAKEIQDDQLLNSLRA from the coding sequence ATGGCTAAAGAAAAGATCCTTGTTATTCAGACTGCTTTTATCGGCGATGTGGTGCTGGCCACCGGCATCGTTGAAAAGTTGCACCGGCATTACCCTTCGGCAGCTATTGATATGATGGTGAGAAAAGGGAATGAAGGATTGCTGAAAGATCATCCTTATCTCCATGAAGTGATCGTGTGGAATAAGAAAGATGGAAAAATGAAAAATCTTTTTCAGCTCCTGAAAAAGATCCGCGCTACCAGGTATGATATGGTGTTCAATGTGCAACGCTTTGCTGCCACCGGCATCCTCACTGCTTTCTCCGGCGCAAAATATACTGTTGGGTACGATAAGAATCCACTCAGTCGTTTCTTCACCAAACGTGTGAAGCATGTGATTGCAAGTGGCGGCGTTACCAAACACGAGATCGAGCGATGCAATGAACTGATCAAAGACATCACCGGCGATGATACACCGGAAAAACCGCATCTCTATCCCTCAGCAGTAGACGAAGAGATCGTGGCTCATTATAAAGGTAGTCCTTATATCACCATTTCTCCCGCATCGGTTTGGTTCACCAAGCAATATCCTGCTGAGCAATGGGCCAGTTTTGTGAACAAGGTTTCGCGGTATTATACCATTTTCCTGCTCGGTGGTCCGGGGGATAAAACACTGGCTGAAAAGATCCGCACCAACGTGCATCATCCGGGCGTGGTGAATCTCTGCGGCAAGCTCAGCTTCCTGCAATCTGCCGCGCTGATGAGGGATGCTGTAATGAATTATGTGAACGATTCCGCGCCCATGCATTTCGCGTCTGCTGTGAATGCACCGGTAACGGCTGTTTACTGTTCTACTTTGCCTTCTTTTGGCTTCGGGCCATTGTCCGATAAACAGTTCATCGTGGAAGTGATGGAACCGCTGCCCTGCAGGCCCTGCGGCCTTCATGGTAAGAAAGCCTGTCCGCTCGGTCATTTCAAATGCGCCAAAGAAATACAGGACGATCAACTGCTCAACAGTTTAAGGGCCTAG